The genomic window TCACGTTAAGGAGGTAACACCAGGCGATGTCTAAGGAGAAATTTGCGCGGGGGAAGCCGCACTTGAACATAGGTACGATAGGACACGTGGACCACGGTAAGACCACGCTCACTGCGGCGATAACGAAGGTAT from Thermodesulfobacteriota bacterium includes these protein-coding regions:
- a CDS encoding GTP-binding protein gives rise to the protein MSKEKFARGKPHLNIGTIGHVDHGKTTLTAAITKV